A single region of the Armatimonadota bacterium genome encodes:
- a CDS encoding acetolactate synthase small subunit yields the protein MAGITENGREHQHTITALVQNHPGVLARVAGLFARRGFNIESLAVSVTENPEISRMTIVARGDDRVLEQITKQLNKLIEVIRVVDYVEHTAVERELALIKVNAEPKDRSEILQLAEVFRGRVIDVGEKTFLIELTGGPDKIDAFARLMAPYGIREMARTGVIAMARGTKTA from the coding sequence ATGGCAGGGATAACGGAAAACGGTAGAGAACACCAGCATACGATCACCGCGCTGGTGCAGAACCACCCGGGTGTGCTGGCAAGGGTGGCAGGGCTGTTTGCGAGACGCGGGTTCAATATCGAGTCGTTAGCAGTATCGGTCACCGAGAACCCGGAGATCTCACGGATGACCATCGTGGCGCGAGGCGATGACCGCGTGCTCGAACAGATTACCAAGCAGCTCAACAAGCTGATAGAGGTGATCCGTGTGGTAGACTACGTAGAGCACACGGCGGTGGAACGCGAGCTCGCGCTCATCAAGGTCAACGCCGAACCTAAAGACCGCTCGGAGATACTGCAGCTGGCGGAGGTATTCCGGGGGCGCGTCATCGACGTCGGCGAGAAGACGTTTCTCATCGAACTGACAGGCGGACCGGACAAAATCGATGCCTTCGCGCGGCTGATGGCGCCCTATGGTATCCGGGAGATGGCTCGCACCGGCGTGATTGCGATGGCGCGAGGCACCAAGACAGCGTGA
- the leuA gene encoding 2-isopropylmalate synthase produces MSSDGVRIYVFDTTLRDGEQSPGASLNVEEKIEIARQLERLGVDVIEAGFPISSPGDFRAVNEVSKIVQNAAVCGLTRAVHKDIEVAAEALKPAKRPRIHTGLGVSDIHLKYKLRMSREEALERGVDAVKFARRFVDEVEYFLEDAGRADPEYIYRVIEAVIDAGATVINVPDTTGYTVPEEFGALIQGIMNNVPNIDKAIVSVHCHDDLGMATANTLAGVLHGARQVEVTINGIGERAGNTSLEEVVMAIHTRQDVFQNMYTGINTTEIYKTSRLVSTLTGILVPPNKAIVGANAFAHSSGIHQDGVLKERTTYEIIDPRSVGITESKIILTARSGRHGVRHRLEELGYHLDGEQFERIYEKFLELADKKKQVYDEDLELLVADAASTVVQTYELVHVQALAGDKVVPTATVKLRHINGEERTATATGTGPVDAAYSAINKIVQAPNELLEFTMQAVTEGIDAMAEVTVRVRGQEGDVFTGRGSATDIVVASAKAYVQALNKLLDKRSGVRRTAIAEELERV; encoded by the coding sequence ATGAGTAGCGACGGGGTACGCATCTACGTCTTTGACACGACCCTGCGCGATGGAGAGCAATCTCCGGGCGCCTCCCTGAACGTGGAGGAAAAAATCGAAATCGCCCGACAACTGGAACGGCTTGGCGTGGATGTGATCGAAGCCGGGTTCCCCATCTCCTCGCCGGGCGACTTTCGCGCGGTGAACGAGGTGAGTAAAATCGTGCAGAACGCGGCGGTATGTGGTCTCACCCGCGCGGTGCATAAAGACATTGAGGTGGCGGCGGAAGCGCTCAAGCCCGCCAAGCGCCCGCGCATTCACACCGGTCTGGGGGTCTCAGACATCCACCTGAAGTACAAACTACGCATGTCACGCGAAGAGGCTCTGGAGCGTGGTGTGGACGCCGTCAAGTTCGCACGCCGCTTCGTGGACGAGGTGGAGTACTTCCTGGAGGACGCCGGACGCGCTGACCCCGAGTACATCTACCGCGTGATTGAAGCCGTTATCGACGCGGGAGCGACCGTCATCAACGTGCCCGATACCACCGGCTATACCGTGCCCGAAGAGTTCGGTGCGCTCATTCAGGGCATCATGAACAACGTACCCAACATCGACAAAGCTATCGTGTCGGTGCACTGCCATGACGACCTGGGCATGGCGACCGCGAACACACTGGCGGGCGTGCTCCACGGCGCCAGGCAAGTGGAGGTCACCATCAACGGCATCGGCGAACGTGCAGGCAACACCTCGCTGGAAGAGGTGGTGATGGCGATACACACCCGTCAGGACGTGTTCCAGAACATGTACACAGGCATCAACACCACCGAAATCTACAAGACCAGCCGTCTGGTGAGCACGCTCACGGGGATCCTGGTGCCCCCCAACAAAGCCATCGTGGGCGCGAACGCCTTCGCGCACTCTTCAGGCATCCATCAGGATGGGGTGTTGAAGGAGCGCACCACCTACGAGATTATCGACCCGCGCTCCGTGGGCATCACCGAGAGCAAGATTATCCTCACCGCCAGAAGTGGACGACATGGCGTGCGTCACCGACTGGAGGAACTGGGCTACCACCTCGACGGCGAACAGTTCGAGCGCATCTACGAGAAGTTCCTCGAGCTGGCGGACAAGAAAAAGCAGGTTTACGACGAGGACCTGGAGCTGCTTGTGGCTGATGCTGCCTCGACAGTGGTGCAAACCTACGAGCTGGTGCACGTGCAGGCATTAGCGGGTGACAAAGTCGTGCCCACCGCTACGGTCAAGCTGCGCCACATCAACGGCGAAGAGCGCACTGCCACCGCCACCGGCACAGGACCTGTAGATGCTGCTTACAGCGCGATTAACAAAATCGTACAGGCACCGAACGAGTTGCTGGAGTTTACCATGCAGGCGGTCACGGAGGGCATCGACGCGATGGCGGAGGTGACCGTGCGCGTGCGAGGACAGGAAGGCGACGTATTTACCGGCAGAGGCTCCGCCACCGATATCGTGGTCGCCAGCGCAAAAGCATACGTGCAGGCGCTGAACAAGCTGCTGGATAAACGGTCGGGCGTGCGACGTACGGCTATCGCTGAAGAGCTGGAGCGGGTGTAG
- the ilvB gene encoding acetolactate synthase codes for MAKWSGAQILLECLRQEGVEFIFGYPGGAVLPIYDALYDYRDIKHILVRHEQGAAHMADGYARATGKVGVCLVTSGPGATNLITGIATAQMDSIPIVTLTGQVRTTNIGKDAFQETDAIGISMPITKHNYLLKRTEDIPRVIAEAFYIARTGRPGPVLVDIPLDVSLGKIEWDPSQYPKDPDIPSYRPTYKGHEMQIRKAAQAIKEAKRPVLYVGGGAVQSGAQAEVTELSERTNILVTTTLMGKGAIDENHPNSLGMLGMHGTAYANHAVHNCDLLIAVGARFDDRVTGKLDQFAKYAKVIHIDIDPAEIGKVVHCDIPIVGDVKTVLQELLKYVEPRPATEWNRQIMEWKRLFPLVYPKDGQMHAEYVIDEIWRVTEGNAIVTTGVGQHQMWAAQYYKVKRPRQFITSGGLGTMGFGMPAAIGVQLAFPNETVVCIDGDGSFQMTVQELMTAVVYELPIIVAIINNRSLGMVRQWQELFWSERYSEVDLQASPDFVKLAESYGAIGMRVTRAEDVEPALREAMSQRKKPVIIDFVVPTEENVYPMIPSGQSIEQMMLRKDLEQLRASVDTDGEQWSFAEQEEILKQFVEQPARQ; via the coding sequence ATGGCAAAATGGTCTGGAGCACAAATCCTGCTGGAATGTCTGAGGCAGGAAGGCGTGGAGTTCATCTTCGGGTATCCGGGAGGCGCCGTCTTGCCTATCTATGACGCGCTGTACGACTATCGCGACATCAAGCACATCCTGGTGCGTCATGAACAGGGAGCCGCACATATGGCGGACGGTTACGCCCGTGCCACCGGGAAAGTAGGCGTGTGCCTGGTCACCAGCGGTCCGGGCGCGACTAACCTGATTACCGGCATTGCTACCGCGCAGATGGACTCCATCCCGATAGTCACGTTAACCGGACAAGTGCGCACCACGAACATCGGCAAGGACGCCTTCCAGGAGACCGACGCTATCGGCATCTCCATGCCTATCACCAAACACAACTACCTGCTCAAGCGCACGGAGGACATTCCGCGCGTCATTGCCGAAGCCTTTTATATCGCACGAACGGGGCGCCCCGGTCCCGTGCTGGTAGACATCCCTCTGGACGTCAGCCTTGGCAAGATAGAGTGGGACCCTTCCCAGTATCCCAAAGACCCGGATATCCCCTCCTATCGCCCGACATACAAAGGGCACGAGATGCAGATTCGCAAAGCCGCCCAGGCGATTAAAGAGGCAAAACGTCCCGTGCTGTATGTGGGCGGTGGCGCGGTGCAGTCGGGAGCGCAAGCGGAGGTGACCGAGCTCTCTGAGCGTACCAACATTCTGGTCACCACAACCCTGATGGGCAAAGGCGCCATCGATGAAAACCACCCCAACAGCCTGGGGATGCTGGGGATGCACGGAACCGCCTACGCGAACCACGCGGTGCACAACTGCGACCTGCTGATTGCGGTGGGCGCACGATTCGACGACCGTGTGACCGGCAAACTGGACCAGTTTGCCAAATACGCCAAAGTGATTCACATCGACATCGACCCGGCGGAAATCGGCAAGGTGGTGCACTGCGACATTCCTATCGTTGGGGATGTGAAGACGGTTCTGCAGGAGCTGCTCAAATACGTGGAGCCACGCCCTGCTACCGAGTGGAACCGCCAGATTATGGAGTGGAAGCGCCTGTTCCCGCTGGTCTACCCCAAGGATGGCCAGATGCATGCGGAGTACGTTATCGACGAAATCTGGCGGGTGACCGAGGGCAATGCCATCGTGACCACCGGCGTGGGGCAGCACCAGATGTGGGCGGCGCAGTATTACAAAGTCAAACGTCCGCGCCAGTTCATTACCTCAGGCGGACTGGGCACGATGGGCTTCGGAATGCCAGCGGCTATCGGAGTGCAGCTCGCTTTCCCCAACGAGACGGTCGTTTGCATCGACGGAGACGGCTCCTTCCAGATGACCGTGCAGGAGCTGATGACCGCTGTGGTATACGAACTGCCCATCATCGTGGCGATTATCAACAATCGCTCGCTGGGCATGGTGCGCCAGTGGCAGGAGCTGTTCTGGAGTGAGCGGTACAGCGAGGTAGACCTGCAAGCCTCGCCGGACTTCGTGAAGCTGGCAGAGTCATACGGCGCTATCGGCATGCGCGTAACCAGAGCGGAAGACGTGGAACCCGCTCTGCGTGAGGCGATGAGCCAGCGCAAGAAGCCTGTGATTATTGACTTCGTGGTGCCCACCGAAGAAAACGTGTACCCAATGATCCCATCCGGGCAGAGCATCGAGCAGATGATGCTGCGCAAAGACCTCGAACAGCTGCGCGCTTCGGTGGACACCGACGGCGAACAGTGGTCGTTCGCTGAACAGGAAGAGATTCTGAAACAGTTCGTGGAACAGCCTGCAAGACAATGA
- the ilvC gene encoding ketol-acid reductoisomerase (NADP(+)): MARVYYDADADLSVLQNKTIAVVGYGSQGHAHAQNLRDSGVKVIVGLRPGKSWNRATEDGFEVYEVDEATRRADIIMILVNDEFQSALYESKIAPHLKEGSALAFAHGFNIHFHQIIPPKTVDVFMVAPKGPGHLVRRMYTEGVGTPCLIAVHQDATGKARDLALAYAKALGGTRAGVIETTFKEETETDLFGEQVVLCGGTTALVKAAFETLVAAGYQPEVAYFECLHELKLIVDLMYESGITGMRYSISDTAQYGDMTRGPRIMNEQVRAEMQRILKEIQTGQFAKEWILENRANRPVFRALAAADENHPIEQVGRQLRAMMPWLKKPAVKPEDLQK, encoded by the coding sequence ATGGCAAGGGTGTATTACGATGCAGATGCGGACTTGAGCGTGCTGCAGAACAAAACGATCGCTGTGGTGGGTTACGGAAGTCAGGGACATGCGCACGCACAAAATCTGCGCGATAGTGGCGTGAAGGTGATTGTGGGGCTGCGCCCGGGGAAGTCCTGGAACCGTGCGACAGAGGATGGCTTTGAGGTGTATGAAGTAGACGAAGCGACCCGCCGCGCGGACATCATCATGATCCTGGTCAACGATGAGTTCCAGTCCGCGCTGTACGAGAGCAAAATCGCTCCGCACCTGAAAGAGGGAAGCGCGCTGGCTTTCGCACACGGCTTCAACATCCATTTCCATCAGATTATCCCGCCGAAGACGGTGGACGTGTTTATGGTCGCCCCAAAGGGACCGGGACACCTGGTGCGCAGAATGTACACCGAAGGCGTCGGAACGCCCTGCCTGATTGCGGTGCATCAGGATGCCACCGGCAAAGCACGCGACCTCGCTCTGGCTTATGCCAAAGCACTGGGCGGCACCCGCGCTGGCGTCATTGAAACCACCTTCAAGGAAGAAACCGAGACTGACCTGTTCGGCGAGCAGGTGGTGTTGTGCGGCGGCACCACGGCGCTGGTCAAAGCGGCTTTCGAAACCCTCGTGGCAGCGGGCTACCAGCCGGAAGTGGCATACTTCGAATGCCTGCATGAGCTGAAGCTCATCGTCGACCTGATGTACGAATCCGGCATCACGGGAATGCGCTACTCCATCTCCGACACCGCGCAGTACGGCGATATGACACGCGGTCCGCGCATCATGAACGAACAGGTGCGAGCAGAGATGCAGCGTATCCTGAAAGAGATTCAGACCGGCCAATTCGCGAAGGAGTGGATCTTGGAAAACCGTGCGAACCGCCCGGTGTTTCGCGCACTTGCTGCCGCTGACGAGAACCATCCCATCGAACAGGTGGGACGCCAGCTGCGTGCGATGATGCCCTGGCTCAAGAAACCGGCGGTGAAGCCAGAGGATTTGCAGAAGTAA
- the panD gene encoding aspartate 1-decarboxylase, protein MVLRQVLKSKIHRATITEANVDYIGSITIDADLMERVDLLPGELVHVWNLTNGERFETYAIAGEPGSGVICINGAAALKVSVGQKVIIAAFALTDEPITPRIILVDENNRFVKYL, encoded by the coding sequence ATGGTACTTCGGCAGGTGCTGAAAAGCAAGATCCATCGAGCGACCATTACCGAGGCGAACGTGGACTACATCGGCAGTATCACTATCGATGCCGACCTGATGGAACGAGTAGACCTGCTGCCCGGCGAGCTTGTGCATGTGTGGAACCTGACCAACGGCGAGCGGTTCGAAACCTACGCCATCGCAGGGGAGCCGGGCAGCGGGGTTATCTGTATCAACGGCGCGGCGGCGTTGAAGGTATCGGTGGGACAGAAGGTGATTATCGCCGCCTTTGCGCTGACGGATGAGCCGATAACACCGCGAATTATCCTGGTGGACGAGAACAACCGCTTTGTGAAATACCTGTAA
- a CDS encoding cytochrome c assembly protein, giving the protein MNAAEWGRLIIYLGAAGAIAATVLFALAAKQERWLLWARRAYALAVFSAVAAFGILISLCMRSDFRVVYVANFSSSDLPWYYKLSSAWAGQEGSFLLWAFWTALLGLLLIRRLRRYEPLTMAVYSSILAFLMAILTKQSPFLLYPPSEVPPEGMGLNPLLQNYWMAIHPPAIFIGFASLAIPFSIAVAALLRKDWDGWAQIAMPFVLLCWVTLGAGLILGGYWAYVTLGWGGFWGWDPVENSSLVPWLVITGLMHGLVVQRHRGGLHRSNLLLALLGAPLFFYGTYMTRSGALAESSVHAFDALAKGALGLVVAMLLTYTVGGLGLWLFRLRSIPAKQTAEGVLSRDLAFSLGIIALVVIAGLTLIGASMPIISYLIARQSSAVDISYYHIANAPFAYVMLLLLGLVPFLSWRKVDNADVFIQRISAPWYATLFIGLVVAFASYFLRLPVAVGVFFLMLLATFTILSNAILVWRLAKRNPMSMGGYLTHVGVGLVLLGAAASAFYEQKAEAVLTNGMTAQMFGFKVSYAGMTHPDEEMGKDNAVRLRFESLKGDKSFEARPVYYFDTHNPMQPRRVAEPHIYKHALYDMYIAIGSDGGGVIERLQDPGKTLPIRRGETKKMGEYTIHFKNFQIQGAMGSDDMSIGAVLDVEYKGKKTELVPVAVFGRGGKPAKLPGGGEVAIFADEINANERQVILHFFGMPGQTTMPDHVIVPVEVKLKPLINLVWLGTILMMLGGGIAMRRRFAEILQEQQEPVAEPVATGRKPKARTKPAPGVTGGH; this is encoded by the coding sequence ATGAACGCAGCAGAATGGGGGCGTCTCATTATCTATCTGGGCGCAGCAGGTGCGATCGCGGCAACGGTGCTGTTCGCTCTCGCCGCCAAACAGGAACGCTGGTTACTGTGGGCAAGACGGGCTTACGCGCTGGCAGTCTTTAGCGCAGTAGCGGCGTTTGGTATCCTTATCTCGCTGTGCATGCGCAGCGACTTTCGCGTGGTGTACGTCGCCAACTTTAGCTCCAGCGACCTGCCGTGGTACTATAAACTCTCATCCGCTTGGGCAGGGCAGGAAGGCAGTTTCCTGTTGTGGGCGTTCTGGACGGCGTTGCTGGGCTTGTTGCTCATCCGCCGCCTGAGACGATACGAGCCGCTGACGATGGCGGTGTACAGCAGCATCCTCGCTTTCCTGATGGCGATACTCACCAAGCAGTCGCCGTTCCTGCTGTATCCTCCCAGCGAAGTACCCCCTGAAGGCATGGGGCTGAATCCGCTCTTGCAGAACTACTGGATGGCGATACACCCACCCGCCATCTTCATCGGCTTCGCTTCGCTGGCAATCCCCTTCTCCATCGCCGTCGCTGCGTTGTTGCGCAAGGACTGGGATGGCTGGGCGCAAATTGCCATGCCCTTTGTCCTCCTGTGCTGGGTGACGCTGGGCGCAGGGCTGATACTGGGCGGCTACTGGGCTTACGTGACGCTCGGTTGGGGGGGCTTCTGGGGCTGGGACCCGGTAGAAAACTCCTCGCTGGTGCCCTGGCTGGTCATCACGGGGCTGATGCACGGGCTGGTCGTCCAGCGCCATCGTGGCGGGCTGCATCGCTCCAACCTGCTTCTGGCGCTGCTGGGGGCGCCTCTGTTCTTCTACGGAACCTACATGACGCGCAGCGGCGCGCTCGCCGAGTCCTCGGTACATGCCTTCGACGCGCTGGCGAAGGGCGCATTAGGGCTGGTTGTGGCCATGTTACTGACCTACACTGTCGGCGGATTGGGGCTATGGCTGTTCCGCCTGCGCAGTATCCCGGCAAAGCAGACCGCCGAAGGTGTGCTATCGCGCGACCTGGCGTTCTCGCTGGGCATCATCGCGCTGGTGGTGATCGCCGGGTTGACGCTCATCGGAGCCTCCATGCCCATCATCTCCTACCTGATAGCCAGGCAGAGCAGCGCAGTGGACATCAGCTACTACCACATCGCCAACGCTCCCTTCGCCTACGTGATGTTGCTGTTGCTGGGGCTGGTTCCTTTCCTCAGCTGGCGTAAGGTGGACAACGCCGATGTGTTTATCCAGCGCATTTCCGCACCCTGGTATGCCACCCTGTTTATCGGGCTGGTGGTCGCTTTCGCCTCGTATTTCCTGCGACTGCCTGTTGCCGTGGGGGTGTTCTTCCTGATGCTCCTGGCGACGTTCACCATCTTGTCCAACGCCATCCTGGTATGGCGGCTGGCGAAACGCAACCCGATGAGCATGGGCGGTTACCTCACGCATGTGGGCGTCGGTCTGGTGTTGCTGGGTGCGGCTGCCAGCGCGTTTTACGAGCAGAAGGCGGAAGCGGTGTTGACCAACGGCATGACCGCGCAGATGTTCGGCTTCAAGGTCAGCTACGCGGGCATGACGCACCCCGATGAGGAGATGGGCAAGGATAACGCCGTGCGCTTGAGGTTCGAAAGCCTGAAGGGCGACAAGAGCTTCGAGGCGCGCCCCGTTTACTATTTCGACACACACAATCCCATGCAGCCACGTCGTGTCGCCGAACCCCATATCTACAAACATGCGCTGTACGACATGTACATCGCCATCGGCAGCGACGGCGGAGGCGTTATCGAACGACTGCAGGACCCGGGCAAGACGCTGCCCATCCGCCGCGGCGAAACCAAGAAAATGGGCGAATACACCATCCACTTTAAAAACTTCCAGATACAGGGTGCGATGGGCAGTGACGATATGAGCATCGGCGCGGTGCTTGATGTAGAATATAAGGGAAAGAAGACAGAGCTGGTACCGGTGGCGGTGTTCGGTCGGGGCGGGAAGCCTGCCAAGCTACCTGGCGGCGGTGAGGTAGCTATCTTCGCCGATGAAATCAACGCGAACGAACGGCAGGTGATTCTCCACTTCTTCGGAATGCCCGGACAGACCACCATGCCCGACCATGTCATCGTGCCAGTGGAGGTCAAGCTGAAGCCGCTGATCAACCTCGTCTGGCTGGGCACGATACTGATGATGCTGGGCGGCGGGATAGCCATGCGCCGACGGTTTGCGGAGATACTCCAGGAGCAGCAGGAGCCTGTCGCAGAGCCGGTAGCCACAGGCAGAAAGCCGAAAGCCCGTACGAAACCAGCTCCAGGAGTGACTGGAGGGCATTAG
- a CDS encoding NYN domain-containing protein, whose translation MYSRDTWRYERGILVRQPPLRVSIFVDGANMYYAQKRLGWFIDFRKVLHFFGPAQNNVISEAYYYTGADSATLARDIRFHEYLMYSGYIVRTKNIKQVIDDATGEIVEKANLDVELVIDMFNTVNLFDMCVLMSGDGDFERALELLRCKGKRVAVVAHPDMTARELRNVVGRNYFDLREMAPHIARTDRMPEYEEVAVTREYVPEEAP comes from the coding sequence ATGTACTCACGCGATACGTGGAGGTACGAAAGGGGTATTCTGGTACGTCAGCCGCCCCTTCGCGTGAGCATCTTTGTGGATGGGGCGAATATGTATTACGCCCAGAAGCGATTGGGTTGGTTTATCGATTTTCGGAAAGTGCTTCACTTTTTCGGACCGGCGCAGAACAATGTGATCAGCGAGGCGTACTATTATACCGGCGCGGATAGTGCGACCCTGGCACGAGACATCCGGTTTCACGAGTATTTGATGTATTCCGGTTATATCGTGCGCACTAAAAACATTAAACAGGTGATCGATGACGCTACCGGGGAGATTGTCGAGAAGGCTAATCTGGATGTCGAACTGGTCATCGACATGTTCAACACCGTCAACCTGTTTGACATGTGCGTGCTCATGAGCGGAGATGGCGATTTCGAGCGTGCGCTGGAGCTGCTGCGTTGCAAAGGCAAGCGTGTGGCGGTGGTTGCCCATCCCGACATGACCGCGCGCGAACTACGCAACGTGGTGGGGCGCAACTATTTTGACCTGCGTGAGATGGCTCCGCACATCGCACGCACAGACAGGATGCCGGAATACGAAGAGGTCGCGGTCACGCGCGAATACGTGCCGGAGGAAGCTCCGTAA
- the cstA gene encoding carbon starvation protein A — protein MASVWIVLSVTLILWIAYRWYGTFLVKKVFRVDDNRVTPAHTQRDDVDYIPTSAPVLFGHHFASIAGLGPLLGPAIAVVWGWLPALIWIVVGSIFIGAVHDTGCLVASVRNRARSIADVTADVMGHRARTLFLLFAIFALSLAMGVFVVNISVLFAPGAGATEGGHVPQAVLPSVMLIVIALAVGVLHYRLRLPLTSLTAAAVATSLLFVWLGVKMPLTAIGGVSLTPERWTYALMVYAFVASILPVWLLLQPRDYVNSFQLYLGIVLLFIGTLMGNPRIVAPAVNTSASGLPPLFPMLFITVACGAVSGFHSLVASGTTSKQIARESHVQPVAYGGMLTEGLLATLALVGVAAGMGSASEWANRYADWKSAGTHALANFVHGTGSIVAFSGIPVELAKVFVATVAIGFALTTLDSGTRLIRYNVQELGSAWRLPLLQRPLVATAMAVGFIGGFALMRSPDPVTGQLKPLGSILWQLFGTSNQLLAGLSLLVVSLYLRAQGRATLYTAVPMVFMLIVTISALAWSMWSFWNQGNWLLLGIAGGILLLALWLVKEALSVQRGYQPMHEVLQPAGGD, from the coding sequence TTGGCTTCTGTCTGGATTGTCTTATCCGTTACGCTTATCCTGTGGATTGCCTATCGTTGGTACGGCACGTTTCTGGTCAAAAAAGTGTTTCGGGTAGATGACAACCGTGTCACGCCTGCCCACACCCAGCGCGACGACGTGGATTATATCCCTACGTCTGCGCCGGTGCTGTTTGGGCACCACTTCGCTTCCATAGCTGGCCTAGGTCCCCTACTGGGACCGGCTATCGCTGTGGTGTGGGGATGGCTTCCTGCGCTTATCTGGATTGTGGTGGGAAGCATCTTCATCGGCGCAGTGCATGATACAGGTTGCCTGGTCGCTTCGGTGCGCAACCGTGCGCGCTCTATCGCCGATGTCACTGCCGATGTGATGGGGCATCGCGCCCGCACGCTGTTCTTACTGTTCGCCATCTTCGCGCTTTCGCTGGCGATGGGGGTGTTTGTGGTCAACATCTCTGTGCTGTTCGCCCCCGGTGCAGGAGCCACAGAGGGTGGACATGTTCCGCAAGCGGTGCTGCCGAGCGTAATGCTCATCGTGATTGCTTTGGCAGTCGGTGTATTACACTACCGTCTGCGTCTGCCATTGACTTCACTCACAGCTGCTGCGGTCGCAACCAGTCTGCTCTTCGTCTGGCTGGGGGTAAAGATGCCGTTAACCGCTATAGGAGGCGTTAGCCTGACCCCCGAGCGATGGACGTATGCCCTCATGGTTTATGCGTTCGTGGCTTCTATACTGCCTGTGTGGCTCCTGTTACAACCGCGCGACTATGTGAACTCGTTCCAGCTCTATTTGGGAATAGTACTGCTTTTCATCGGGACGCTCATGGGCAATCCGCGCATCGTTGCACCTGCGGTAAACACTTCAGCCAGCGGATTGCCACCGCTGTTCCCGATGCTGTTTATCACGGTAGCGTGTGGAGCGGTCTCCGGCTTCCACTCACTGGTTGCATCGGGCACTACCTCGAAACAGATTGCTCGGGAGAGCCATGTTCAGCCAGTAGCATACGGTGGAATGCTGACCGAGGGCTTGCTGGCAACACTCGCGCTGGTGGGCGTCGCAGCAGGGATGGGTAGCGCCAGCGAGTGGGCAAACCGATACGCCGACTGGAAATCCGCTGGCACTCATGCGCTGGCAAACTTCGTGCACGGCACAGGCAGCATCGTTGCTTTCAGCGGAATACCAGTGGAACTGGCAAAGGTGTTTGTCGCCACCGTGGCGATAGGTTTTGCGCTCACCACTCTGGATAGCGGCACGCGCCTGATTCGCTATAATGTGCAGGAGCTGGGCAGCGCATGGCGGTTGCCCCTGCTGCAGCGTCCCCTGGTAGCCACCGCCATGGCGGTGGGCTTCATCGGCGGGTTTGCGCTCATGCGCTCTCCGGACCCGGTGACCGGTCAACTCAAGCCGTTAGGCTCCATCCTGTGGCAACTGTTTGGCACCTCCAATCAGCTGCTGGCAGGGCTATCGTTGCTGGTCGTGTCACTGTATCTGCGTGCGCAGGGGCGAGCCACACTGTATACCGCCGTGCCGATGGTGTTTATGCTGATAGTGACGATCAGTGCGCTGGCTTGGAGCATGTGGAGCTTCTGGAATCAGGGCAACTGGCTGCTTCTGGGAATCGCTGGGGGGATTCTGCTGCTGGCGCTGTGGCTGGTCAAAGAAGCGCTCTCCGTGCAGCGAGGCTACCAGCCCATGCATGAAGTTTTGCAACCAGCAGGCGGGGATTGA